The Panicum virgatum strain AP13 chromosome 5K, P.virgatum_v5, whole genome shotgun sequence genome has a window encoding:
- the LOC120705537 gene encoding indole-3-pyruvate monooxygenase YUCCA4-like, whose protein sequence is MDRFAEIEGKRAHDPLYSPRRAARATATGFPVGEHGEVFAGPLIVGAGPAGLAVAACLTTRSVPYVLLERHGCIASLWRHRTYRRLRLHLPKRYCELPLLPFPATYPEYPTREQFLDYLEEYLRHFGIRPFFHQEVVSAEFDGELWCVRTKEVVTAAIDDGGHGQQEAVLATATREYRSKWLVVATGENAEPVLPEIDGIDGFKGQVMHSCDYRSGEPYQGSKVLVVGCGNSGMEVSLDLSNHNVHTSMVVRNTVHVLPREIMGLSTFRLSLWLLMYLSVQTVDRLLLLLTRVVLGDTARLGIPRPSIGPMELKKTCGKTPVLDVGTIAKIKSGDIKVLPGLQSFHEHGVEFTDGKTEDFDVVILATGYKSNVPYWLKENEFFSEKDGFPRKPNEWKGKNGLYAAGFSRRGLLGVSIDATKIADDIKQYWNDIGYEKHKTK, encoded by the exons ATGGACCGCTTCGCCGAGATCGAGGGGAAGAGGGCGCACGACCCGCTCTAcagcccccgccgcgccgcgcgggccACGGCCACCGGCTTCCCCGTCGGCGAGCACGGGGAGGTGTTCGCGGGCCCCCTGATCGTCGGCGCCGGCCCGGCGGGGCTGGCGGTCGCGGCCTGCCTCACCACGCGCAGCGTGCCGTACGTGCTGCTCGAGCGCCACGGCTGCATCGCCTCGCTCTGGCGCCACCGCACgtaccgccgcctccgcctgcaCCTGCCCAAGCGCTACTGCGAGCTGCCGCTCCTGCCCTTCCCGGCCACCTACCCCGAGTACCCCACCAGGGAGCAGTTCCTCGACTACCTCGAGGAGTACCTCCGCCACTTCGGCATCCGCCCCTTCTTCCACCAGGAGGTCGTCAGCGCCGAGTTCGACGGTGAACTCTGGTGCGTGCGCACCAAGGAGGTCGTCACGGCCGCCATCGACGACGGCGGCCATGGTCAGCAGGAGGCCGTCCTCGCCACCGCCACCCGGGAGTACCGCTCTAAATGGCTCGTCGTCGCCACGGGCGAGAACGCCGAGCCCGTCCTGCCGGAGATCGACGGCATCGACGGCTTCAAGGGCCAGGTCATGCACTCGTGCGACTACCGCAGCGGCGAGCCCTACCAGGGCAGCAAGGTGCTCGTCGTCGGCTGCGGCAACTCCGGCATGGAGGTGTCCCTCGACCTCTCCAACCACAATGTGCACACCTCCATGGTTGTGCGTAACACG GTGCACGTTCTTCCAAGAGAGATTATGGGGCTCTCCACTTTTAGGTTGTCCCTGTGGCTTCTTATGTATTTGTCGGTCCAGACAGTGGATCGGCTCCTACTCCTGCTCACACGGGTTGTGCTAGGTGATACCGCACGCCTTGGCATTCCTCGACCTAGCATTGGCCCGATGGAGCTAAAGAAAACCTGCGGGAAGACGCCAGTGCTTGACGTGGGGACTATTGCCAAGATCAAGTCTGGAGACATCAAA GTGCTCCCAGGACTACAAAGTTTCCATGAGCACGGTGTGGAGTTTACCGATGGCAAGACCGAAGATTTTGATGTTGTGATTCTTGCTACTGGTTACAAGAGCAATGTTCCTTATTGGTTGAAG GAGAATGAATTTTTCTCTGAGAAAGATGGATTTCCACGTAAACCGAATGAGTGGAAAGGAAAGAATGGCCTCTACGCTGCTGGATTCTCAAGACGTGGACTCCTCGGCGTGTCCATAGATGCCACGAAGATTGCAGATGACATTAAGCAGTATTGGAATGACATAGGGTATGAAAAGCACAAGACCAAATGA
- the LOC120705538 gene encoding uncharacterized protein LOC120705538 translates to MVKGRLKPTPVNAPAEVVFDPSASSARKPRRPGAPSASNEWRSFMGSSLSDMYRKPVLEKSADTSDDEPDIDIEKLLKDVELFGASSFKERKKIENRKVVELGGKAIKKHRTPLSVAKPALKNQKKRELKKIEEEKLLGIFRKRDKNSKVQKTRPEDRVLRATEGHFKNGILDVKHLLSAPKPSGRDAPEPKMRKGKHKGKGKQKGGRRKRH, encoded by the exons aTGGTGAAGGGGAGGCTGAAGCCGACGCCAGTCAACGCCCCGGCCGAGGTGGTCTTCGACCCATCGGCCTCCAGCGCCCGGAAGCCCCGGCGCCCCGGGGCGCCGTCCGCCAGCAACGAGTGGCGCAGCTTCATG GGATCGAGTCTCTCGGATATGTATCGGAAGCCAGTTTTGGAGAAATCTGCGGACACATCTGATGATGAGCCTGACATTGATATTGAGAAGCTGTTGAAAGATGTTGAGCTCTTTG GCGCATCTTCATTTAAGGAGCGGAAGAAAATCGAGAACCGTAAAGTGGTCGAATTGGGTGGAAAG GCCATTAAGAAACACCGCACACCATTAAGTGTAGCGAAGCCAGCTCTTAAGAATCAGAAGAAAAGAGAgttgaagaaaattgaagaG GAAAAGCTACTTGGGATTTTTAGGAAGCGAGACAAGAATAGCAAAGTTCAGAAGACCAGACCAGAGGACCGAGTTCTCAGGGCCACGGAAGGACACTTCAAGAATGGTATACTCGACGTGAAGCATCTTCTGTCAGCACCAAAACCATCAGGCAGGGATGCGCCGGAGCCAAAGATGAGAAAGGGCAAGCACAAGGGGAAGGGAAAACAGAAGGGAGGCAGGAGAAAGAGGCATTGA
- the LOC120705539 gene encoding mitochondrial carrier protein MTM1-like isoform X2 — translation MDETAMPKWRNFYLAARALLREKKSEKLLKIWSDFRCYPSCSTGGINGFGPSCSPECFQYRGTMDVFSKVTRQEGLFRLWRGTGASLALAVPTVGIYLPSYDLLRNWIEEYSDRNCPKLRPYAPLISGSIARSLACITCSPIELARTRMQAFKESNVGGKPPGMWKTLLGVLSSRQSISSPENFRGYHLLWTGLGAQLARDVPFSAICWTVLEPTRRHLTGLVGEKSNAAVILGANFSAGFIAGVISAGATCPLDVAKTRRQIEKDPERLLNMNTRRILLEVWRKEGINGLFRGAGPRMGRAAPSVGIVVSSYEVVKHILHRKRAEL, via the exons ATGGATGAAACTGCAATGCCAAAATGGCGAAATTTCTACCTCGCGGCTCGCGCCTTACTTcgggaaaaaaaaagtgaaaaactTCTTAAA ATATGGTCAGATTTTAGGTGCTATCCATCATGCAGCACTGGTGGGATCAATGGTTTTGGCCCATCTTGCAGCCCTGAATGCTTCCAGTACAGGGGAACTATGGACGTGTTCTCTAAAGTCACTAGACAG GAAGGATTATTTAGATTATGGAGAGGTACTGGTGCAAGCCTAGCATTGGCTGTGCCGACG GTTGGAATATATCTACCTTCTTATGATTTATTGCGCAATTGGATTGAAGAATACTCGGATCGTAATTGTCCAAAACTAAGACCATATGCTCCCCTCATTTCTGGCTCTATTGCACGATCGCTGGCATGCATAACTTGTTCGCCTATTGAATTAGCAAGGACACGTATGCAG GCCTTTAAAGAATCAAATGTTGGAGGGAAACCCCCTGGAATGTGGAAGACTTTGCTTGGTGTGCTTTCATCGAGACAAAGCATCAGTAGCCCTGAAAACT TTCGGGGATACCACCTCCTATGGACTGGTCTAGGAGCACAACTAGCACGTGATGTCCCCTTCTCAGCTATATGTTGGACAGTTCTTGAACCA ACTAGAAGACACTTGACAggattagttggtgaaaaaagcAATGCGGCAGTTATATTGGGGGCAAACTTTTCTGCAGGCTTTATTGCTGGGGTTATTTCCGCTGGTGCTACCTGCCCTCTTGATGTTGCCAAGACACGCAGACAAATAGAG AAGGATCCTGAAAGGTTATTAAACATGAACACAAGGCGCATATTGCTTGAGGTTTGGAG GAAGGAAGGTATCAACGGTCTGTTCAGGGGTGCAGGCCCACGTATGGGACGCGCAGCGCCTTCGGTGGGCATTGTCGTCTCCTCTTATGAGGTTGTGAAGCACATCTTGCACAGAAAACGTGCAGAGCTATGA
- the LOC120705539 gene encoding mitochondrial carrier protein MTM1-like isoform X1 produces the protein MEQASGSGPPPPPPPPATERDMGFAERSLAAAGAAVVSAVLVNPLDVAKTRLQAQAAGVVYNPIWSDFRCYPSCSTGGINGFGPSCSPECFQYRGTMDVFSKVTRQEGLFRLWRGTGASLALAVPTVGIYLPSYDLLRNWIEEYSDRNCPKLRPYAPLISGSIARSLACITCSPIELARTRMQAFKESNVGGKPPGMWKTLLGVLSSRQSISSPENFRGYHLLWTGLGAQLARDVPFSAICWTVLEPTRRHLTGLVGEKSNAAVILGANFSAGFIAGVISAGATCPLDVAKTRRQIEKDPERLLNMNTRRILLEVWRKEGINGLFRGAGPRMGRAAPSVGIVVSSYEVVKHILHRKRAEL, from the exons ATGGAGCAAGCCTCGGGGTCGgggccccctccgccgccgccgccgcccgcgaccgAGAGAGACATGGGCTTCGCCGAGCGCTccctcgcggcggccggcgcggccgtcGTGTCCGCCGTCCTCGTCAACCCCCTCGACGTCGCCAAG ACGAGGTTGCAAGCGCAAGCTGCTGGAGTTGTCTATAATCCT ATATGGTCAGATTTTAGGTGCTATCCATCATGCAGCACTGGTGGGATCAATGGTTTTGGCCCATCTTGCAGCCCTGAATGCTTCCAGTACAGGGGAACTATGGACGTGTTCTCTAAAGTCACTAGACAG GAAGGATTATTTAGATTATGGAGAGGTACTGGTGCAAGCCTAGCATTGGCTGTGCCGACG GTTGGAATATATCTACCTTCTTATGATTTATTGCGCAATTGGATTGAAGAATACTCGGATCGTAATTGTCCAAAACTAAGACCATATGCTCCCCTCATTTCTGGCTCTATTGCACGATCGCTGGCATGCATAACTTGTTCGCCTATTGAATTAGCAAGGACACGTATGCAG GCCTTTAAAGAATCAAATGTTGGAGGGAAACCCCCTGGAATGTGGAAGACTTTGCTTGGTGTGCTTTCATCGAGACAAAGCATCAGTAGCCCTGAAAACT TTCGGGGATACCACCTCCTATGGACTGGTCTAGGAGCACAACTAGCACGTGATGTCCCCTTCTCAGCTATATGTTGGACAGTTCTTGAACCA ACTAGAAGACACTTGACAggattagttggtgaaaaaagcAATGCGGCAGTTATATTGGGGGCAAACTTTTCTGCAGGCTTTATTGCTGGGGTTATTTCCGCTGGTGCTACCTGCCCTCTTGATGTTGCCAAGACACGCAGACAAATAGAG AAGGATCCTGAAAGGTTATTAAACATGAACACAAGGCGCATATTGCTTGAGGTTTGGAG GAAGGAAGGTATCAACGGTCTGTTCAGGGGTGCAGGCCCACGTATGGGACGCGCAGCGCCTTCGGTGGGCATTGTCGTCTCCTCTTATGAGGTTGTGAAGCACATCTTGCACAGAAAACGTGCAGAGCTATGA